One segment of Lytechinus variegatus isolate NC3 chromosome 13, Lvar_3.0, whole genome shotgun sequence DNA contains the following:
- the LOC121426541 gene encoding glycoprotein-N-acetylgalactosamine 3-beta-galactosyltransferase 1-like, with protein sequence MNWKNIVPLLLGLLTGVLSAISLLQYQALVMPSIAPDPEYSLGGTTFYFVSLLKRRDSEKTKQKDDGRINDDDRREEWLSHEGNKNMGRTKRESAEGGENKKEATELHADLKDIGSGNAFDTSLDAQPSKDKTKILCMVALAGLDVASYATYSTTLQNTWGKHCSKVLFVSDRSIRVQANILRTDLKPGESHSWSRTKILLKEAYSFVEEFDWFVKVPYDGFVVLENLRHLVQLHQTNILGYIGQVFEGPGTDGSVFVLSRYAMELIVPTLITCTPRFLQGFDDGEVLESCFRNTDVISLTDGRDQSGIFRFQMKVPELELPRLATSRMQWNLKYIEHPERQDESCCEEYPVTFHAVDFKEMYTLEYAIYHLRPFGIGNYMCPSTSGLR encoded by the exons ATGAATTGGAAGAATATTGTTCCTTTATTACTAGGACTGCTCACTGGAGTACTTTCAGCCATCAGTCTGTTGCAGTACCAGGCATTGGTCATGCCAAGCATCGCACCTGATCCCGAATACTCATTGGGAGGGACCACCTTCTACTTTGTATCGCTCCTCAAAAGGAGAGACTCGGAGAAGACGAAGCAGAAAGATGATGGCAGAATCAATGATGATGACAGAAGAGAAGAGTGGCTCAGTCATGAAGGAAATAAGAATATGGGTAGGACAAAGCGTGAGAGTGCGGAGGGTGGGGAAAACAAGAAGGAAGCGACGGAACTCCATGCAGACTTAAAGGATATAGGCTCAGGAAATGCTTTTGATACTTCCCTCGATGCTCAACCTTCCAAGGACAAGACAAAGATCCTCTGCATGGTTGCACTTGCAGGACTGGACGTTGCAAGCTATGCCACATACAGCACAACCCTACAGAATACATGGGGGAAACATTGCAGCAAGGTTCTGTTTGTTAGCGACAGGTCCATCCGTGTGCAAGCAAACATTCTTCGGACAGACCTTAAACCTGGGGAATCTCACTCTTGGTCAAGGACTAAGATCCTGCTGAAGGAGGCCTATAGTTTTGTAGAAGAGTTTGATTGGTTTGTCAAAGTGCCCTATGATGGATTTGTGGTCTTAGAGAACCTTAGACATCTTGTACAGCTCCATCAAACTAACATCCTGGGTTACATCGGCCAAGTTTTCGAGGGACCCGGTACAGACGGCTCTGTCTTTGTCCTGAGCCGCTATGCAATGGAACTAATAGTGCCTACCCTAATCACCTGCACCCCTAGATTCCTGCAAGGTTTTGATGATGGTGAGGTGTTGGAATCCTGCTTCAGGAACACTGATGTGATCTCCTTGACGGATGGACGTGATCAGTCTGGTATTTTCAGATTCCAGATGAAGGTCCCTGAATTGGAACTACCTCGTCTTGCTACCAGCCGTATGCAGTGGAACTTGAAATACATTGAACACCCAGAAAGACAG GATGAGAGTTGTTGTGAGGAGTATCCAGTCACTTTCCATGCTGTTGATTTTAAAGAGATGTACACGTTGGAATATGCGATTTATCATCTCCGACCCTTTGGCATAGGCAACTATATGTGCCCCTCTACCAGTGGACTGAGGTGA
- the LOC121426817 gene encoding ASNSD1 upstream open reading frame protein-like — MAAPMGDFYSTSNVGDAEKIHVNRQISELQVLQSELSSLKKNAKVYTQQQNSNVFFLSDKAHCQSRCKSQIETLEKMKAKQEQR, encoded by the exons ATGGCGGCGCCCATGGGAGATTTTTATTCGACATCGAATGTTGGAGACGCAGAAAAAATCCATGTGAATAGACAG ATTAGCGAGCTCCAAGTACTTCAGAGTGAACTTTCTTCACTGAAGAAAAATGCA AAGGTCTACACGCAACAACAAAATAGCAATGTGTTCTTCCTCTCGGACAAAGCTCATTGTCAAAGTCGGTGCAAGA GTCAGATCGAGACATTGGAAAAAATGAAGGCAAAACAAGAGCAACGATGA